A region of the Litchfieldia alkalitelluris genome:
AATGCTCTGATAACATGCTGTCTAAGAGGTGGTTTCAGTGAACGGATTTCAGATTTTAATTCAGAGTATAATTCTTCTTTATATTCTGTTCGTAGGTCTATTGCCATTTTTCTAATACGTTCTACAATATTTACGAGTTCAACTCCACCATGATAGACAAGAATTTGCCCAAGAATATTGCCTAAGTTCTTCACATCACGACGAAGTGGTGAACTACTATCATTCAATTTGATTTCTGCTGCCATAATGTTGTCTCCTTCTTTGAAAATAATTTTAGTATTTTAAAATTTCCAAAATTTCTAGTTATACTCTCCCATAAAAATTAAACAATCATATTTTCATAGATTTTTATATTTTATTTAGGATTTTGCAAAAGGAAAAACAAACGAGGAAAGTGTGAAAGGGTTAACCTTAGTACACTATTATATATGATGAAAGGAACTATGGCAAATTTTCTAACAAAAGGTAGTGCGAAGTAACTGGAAATAAAAAGCTTTTCATGTACACCCCTAAAAACGCTATATAGGTTCGAACTGCTGTATTAGTAAAAAAACATGAAGGAGTTTATAAAATGAAATCTAAAGTATTTTTTTCAAAACTTACAGTAAGCGCAATGGCAGTGTCATTAATGTACGGGGCTGGGACAACGACTCTATATGCAGAGGAATATCAAGGAGAAGAGCTTGTTGAGACAATAGAAGTAGAAGAATCTGTTGAAGCTCCTGCAATCGTAGAAGAAACCGAAGAAGAGGAACAAAGTGAAGACTTAACCGAGTCTGAAAATGCTTCTGAAGAAATTGGTGAAGTAGACGAAGAGGAGCAGGTTGATGTAGAAAAAACAACCGTTCCTGGAGAATTTCTTTATTATATAAAGAAATTGATTGAAAATATCAGACTAGCAGTTACACTCGATGATACTAAAGAAGCTCAATTATTAGCTAATTTTGCTGCAGAACGTATTAAAGAAGCAAATCAGTTATTTGCTGAAGGTAAAGTAGACGAAGCAACTGCCCTTTTAAAAGAAGCTGTAGAAACACAAACAAAAGCCGAAGAAAAAGTCGAGGAAGGCACTGACGTTGCTGAAGAGACAGAGGTAGTAGCAGTAGAAGAAGTGATTGTGAATGAGGAAGAGGAAAATGAAGAATCGTCAGAATCAGATGAGGTAGAAGAAAAGCTTGCGAATAATATTGATGCATTACTTGGTGCCTTAGAAAAAGTAAAAAATCCAAATGCTCAACAGCAGCTTTTGAAGAATATTGAAAAGTCTTTTGCGAAGCTTGATAAGAAAATTGAAAAGATGAATAAAAATCAAACTGAAGATGAAGAAGTGGAAGAAGAAAAAGAAGAAGTTGAAAATCATCAAGAAGCAGAAGGATCTGAAGAGACTGTTGAACCAGTAGTTGTGGTTGAAGAGGAAGAAGAAGTAGAAGTAGAGGAAGTAGAACTCGAAGAAGAGGAACTTGAAGAAGAAGAGGAGAAGGTTATAGCTCCTGGAAAAGAAAAGTCAAATTCAGCCAAAAAGAATGCAGAAAAGAAACAATCTGCATCAAAAGAACAAAGAAACGGGAACGCTGAAAAGAAAGAGCAAAATCAACAGGGAAATAAGGGGAAAAGTGAAGAAAAGAAACAACAAGGTAAGGCTGATGGAAAAGGTAACGAAAAAGGAAATGGAAATGGAAAAGGTAACGGCAACTAAATATATGGATTTTATATGATTCTAGATAAGAAGCATCATAGTATTTGAGAGTTCATTAGGTGATTACCTGAATTCACTTTATTGGATATAACAAAAAGAAGGACTTCGATTCAACTTATAGTTGATCATGAAGTCCTTCTTTTTGTTTTTTACCTAGGTCTTAGTGTAGGTTATTAAGATTACTGTTTTAGCAAACTCACTTTAATGCCTCGATAATCGTTTCATCCTCCCCCATATTTCTAAGTGCAATTAAAGGGATATTTTTATAATGCATCATATCTCCTTCCTTAAAATATCGGACGGATTCTATCAGGCAGTTTCGATCATTAAGGGCAAGTCCTTTAAAGTAAAGGTGAAAGGCTTTTTCTGATTTGGATAAGATTTCCCATTTAATAGTTTGTAGCATCGCAATCGCTTTTAGTGGTTCTCCCTGTTGAATATGAAAAAAAGCAATTTCGTGGATATCTTTTGGCGCTGAGCTTTCATGGTTCAAGTGTTTAGGTTGTTTTCCCCAGTAGTTGTCAAGAAAGTTCAAACTACGCTTAATTTGAACCTCCCTGATATGATCAGATAATTCTAGTGCTTTTTTAAAATGAAACAGAGCATTATCATAATGACTTATTAAGTATGAATTTCCTAACTGAATATGTGTCATGCATTTTAGGGCTTTCTGACCACTGCATTTAAAGACCATTTGACTGTATCTAAGTAGGTCATTTTGATGTTCAAAATGTAAGGAAATTGGAGTCATAATAAGACCGAAGCGCGCGGTATAGCTTTCTTTAATATAAGGATCCTTAATTTTTTTAAGCTTAGGTTCTAGCGGATGAATTGCATCGTAAATTTCTTGAAGAAGATGGTCTTCAAAATGACAATAAGCAGCTATCATCTTGCTATATAGTTTCATCTCTAGGGTATGTACACGTGTATTGTGTAAGAGTGAAATAACTTCAGAGTTTGAAAACTCCCTTGTCGTTTGTTTCCGGTCAAGTAGATAGATTGTAGCCCATTCTCGATTGATCGAGCTTTTGCTATTCAGCAATATTTTTAAGTGTTGATCTAGCACATCATCCTGGCGGGTTGTATTTAAATATTCAAGACAAAATCTCGCAAGCTTTTTATTAGGGTTTAGTGAAAGAATATATTCATTCATTAACTCGTGCTGCAAAGAAGGGAAGAGTTCTTCAATAATCCTCAGTATAGTAGACAAATTAAGAGTCTCTTTATTTGTATGAATAAAGCTTTCTAAAGAAGAAGCTTTTATATTAGTTAGTTCGAGTAGTCTGTTAGTAAGAGAGGGATCTTCTAGAAGTTTCTCTATCATAAGCTGCTTTAATCGTATCATCCTACACCTCAAAAAATAGGGTGCCTTTATATTAAAATATACCAATACTGACTGAAA
Encoded here:
- a CDS encoding DUF5667 domain-containing protein produces the protein MKSKVFFSKLTVSAMAVSLMYGAGTTTLYAEEYQGEELVETIEVEESVEAPAIVEETEEEEQSEDLTESENASEEIGEVDEEEQVDVEKTTVPGEFLYYIKKLIENIRLAVTLDDTKEAQLLANFAAERIKEANQLFAEGKVDEATALLKEAVETQTKAEEKVEEGTDVAEETEVVAVEEVIVNEEEENEESSESDEVEEKLANNIDALLGALEKVKNPNAQQQLLKNIEKSFAKLDKKIEKMNKNQTEDEEVEEEKEEVENHQEAEGSEETVEPVVVVEEEEEVEVEEVELEEEELEEEEEKVIAPGKEKSNSAKKNAEKKQSASKEQRNGNAEKKEQNQQGNKGKSEEKKQQGKADGKGNEKGNGNGKGNGN
- a CDS encoding AimR family lysis-lysogeny pheromone receptor, which codes for MIEKLLEDPSLTNRLLELTNIKASSLESFIHTNKETLNLSTILRIIEELFPSLQHELMNEYILSLNPNKKLARFCLEYLNTTRQDDVLDQHLKILLNSKSSINREWATIYLLDRKQTTREFSNSEVISLLHNTRVHTLEMKLYSKMIAAYCHFEDHLLQEIYDAIHPLEPKLKKIKDPYIKESYTARFGLIMTPISLHFEHQNDLLRYSQMVFKCSGQKALKCMTHIQLGNSYLISHYDNALFHFKKALELSDHIREVQIKRSLNFLDNYWGKQPKHLNHESSAPKDIHEIAFFHIQQGEPLKAIAMLQTIKWEILSKSEKAFHLYFKGLALNDRNCLIESVRYFKEGDMMHYKNIPLIALRNMGEDETIIEALK